TCACCATTTTGTTAAGCCGGGATTTTCTTCGAGCGGCGGTGTTTTTCTTGATGACTTTCTTTTGAGCAGCTTTATCCAATGACTTGATGGAAGCCTTGAGCCATTTCCCGGCTTCTTCTTTGTTTCCAGCTACGATCGCTTCTTTGGTCTTTTTGATATTACTTCGGAAGATTCCTTTGGTAATTTTGTTCTTGGCGGTTTTTCTTTCAGTTACTCGCATGTACTTTTTGGCGGATTTTTTGATTGGCATAAGTAGTATTTTAAGAAATTATTTTTTTGAGAGCATTATTATTTTTAGCATAGTATCCATATTTTGGCAATAGTTAGGAGAATTTTAGTTCTCTCTCATTTTCACCTATCCATCTGAATCTGATCCAGAGCGCATTTTTCGGG
This window of the Parcubacteria group bacterium genome carries:
- the rpsT gene encoding 30S ribosomal protein S20: MPIKKSAKKYMRVTERKTAKNKITKGIFRSNIKKTKEAIVAGNKEEAGKWLKASIKSLDKAAQKKVIKKNTAARRKSRLNKMVRNIVVK